Proteins found in one Coleofasciculus sp. FACHB-1120 genomic segment:
- a CDS encoding DUF4349 domain-containing protein, protein MNGSLHPTLKPSLFLSALLGGIVLTSCASSLEQKTQFAQLAPTAPNSAPMANPAAEAGAARSQDTASRAVAKAQVPRQRPQLIKNAELSVSVNSIEKSTEIASKIVKQQQGDLLKFQEQKPKDDNARHTASMQIRVPQEQLETSLDFLAKLGTVQRRTLTAEDVTDQLVDNEARLRNLRKQESTLLKIMERSGSVGDVLKVANELSNVRQNIEQLDAQLKSLRSRVAYSTITLTLEEAIAGIPPARPLGSDVRETWNQATHSLGELTTSLIRLAIWLAVFSPFLLLLVAVPLGYHRFKQQRSQSSPQPSEPPHAG, encoded by the coding sequence ATGAACGGCTCACTTCATCCAACGCTGAAACCTTCTTTATTCTTAAGTGCCTTGCTGGGAGGCATCGTTTTAACCAGTTGTGCCTCTTCTTTGGAACAAAAGACACAATTCGCTCAACTCGCTCCCACCGCCCCAAATTCAGCGCCAATGGCAAATCCAGCAGCCGAAGCCGGAGCCGCTCGCTCCCAAGACACAGCAAGCCGTGCTGTGGCGAAAGCTCAGGTGCCGAGACAGCGCCCCCAATTGATCAAAAACGCCGAACTATCGGTGAGTGTCAACTCCATAGAAAAAAGCACTGAAATCGCCTCCAAAATTGTTAAACAACAGCAGGGCGACTTACTAAAATTCCAAGAGCAAAAACCCAAAGACGATAACGCCCGTCACACTGCATCTATGCAAATTCGGGTTCCGCAAGAGCAGCTCGAAACCAGTCTCGATTTCTTAGCAAAACTGGGAACCGTACAGCGCCGCACCCTCACCGCTGAAGATGTTACCGATCAACTCGTGGATAACGAAGCCCGACTGCGGAACCTGCGGAAACAGGAAAGCACCTTACTCAAAATTATGGAACGCTCCGGCTCAGTGGGGGATGTCCTGAAAGTTGCCAACGAACTCAGCAACGTGCGGCAAAATATCGAACAGCTGGATGCACAACTGAAAAGCTTACGCAGTCGAGTCGCCTACTCTACCATTACCCTAACTTTGGAAGAAGCGATCGCAGGTATTCCCCCAGCGCGACCTTTGGGTTCAGATGTTCGGGAAACCTGGAACCAAGCAACGCACTCCTTGGGCGAACTCACCACCAGCTTGATCCGGTTGGCGATTTGGTTAGCAGTCTTTAGCCCGTTTTTGCTGCTGTTAGTGGCGGTTCCCCTTGGCTATCACCGCTTCAAGCAGCAGCGATCGCAATCATCTCCTCAACCGTCCGAACCCCCGCACGCCGGTTAA
- a CDS encoding DUF3891 family protein: MIANLVENGWEVIYHRAHALLAAQIAGHWHQKDRPERLIETVAAISHHDDLEREWEGNHLTEAGAPLDFTLDKKTDLKKLATLTQNSRYRGRWVALLISMHTSFLNEGKRGESPELDKFLDEQKEHQKQWIKGLKITQKEADKAYAFMQWCDRFSLILCNHELPAGERALEISKGPDGKRYDVVQRSDGNLTVQPWPFAEEKFTVNVEACYLKQVKFDSNEELTQALQEAPIDLLEWTLVKS, translated from the coding sequence GTGATTGCTAACCTAGTTGAAAATGGTTGGGAAGTTATTTATCATCGCGCCCATGCCTTGCTAGCTGCTCAAATAGCGGGTCACTGGCACCAGAAAGATCGCCCAGAACGCTTGATCGAGACGGTGGCGGCAATTTCCCATCACGACGACTTAGAACGCGAGTGGGAAGGAAATCACCTCACCGAAGCGGGGGCACCCTTGGACTTTACCCTCGACAAGAAAACGGATCTCAAAAAGCTGGCTACACTGACGCAGAATTCCCGCTACCGAGGACGTTGGGTAGCTTTGTTGATTTCGATGCATACCAGCTTTCTCAATGAAGGGAAACGGGGAGAGTCGCCGGAATTGGACAAATTTCTGGATGAGCAAAAAGAGCATCAAAAGCAATGGATTAAGGGGTTGAAGATTACCCAAAAAGAAGCTGATAAAGCTTATGCATTTATGCAATGGTGCGATCGCTTCTCACTCATCCTCTGCAACCACGAGTTACCTGCGGGTGAGCGGGCTTTGGAAATTAGCAAGGGGCCAGACGGAAAGCGCTATGATGTGGTGCAGCGTAGCGATGGGAATCTCACCGTGCAACCTTGGCCTTTTGCAGAAGAAAAGTTTACGGTGAATGTGGAAGCGTGCTACCTCAAACAAGTGAAATTCGACTCAAATGAGGAACTCACGCAAGCACTTCAAGAAGCACCGATTGACCTTTTAGAGTGGACGTTAGTGAAGTCTTGA
- the ilvC gene encoding ketol-acid reductoisomerase has product MARMYYDNDANLDLLSGKTIAIIGYGSQGHAHALNLKDSGMNVIVGLYPGSKSAQKAKEAGLAVHTVADAAKAADFIMILLPDEAQRTVYTDEIAPHLTEGKVLAFAHGFNIHFGQVVPPENVDVVMVAPKGPGHLVRRTYEQGEGVPCLFAVYQDATGQARDRAMAYAKGVGGTRAGILETTFREETETDLFGEQVVLCGGLSALIKAGFETLVAAGYQPELAYFECLHEVKLIVDLVVEGGLAKMRDSISNTAEYGDLTRGPRIVTDQTRTEMRKILQEIQSGQFAREFVLENQSGKAGFTAMRRQEAEHPIEDVGKDLRAMFSWLKKV; this is encoded by the coding sequence ATGGCCCGGATGTATTATGACAACGATGCTAACTTAGATTTATTAAGCGGAAAAACCATTGCTATCATCGGCTATGGCTCTCAAGGTCACGCCCACGCCCTCAATCTCAAAGATAGTGGCATGAACGTCATTGTCGGGCTGTATCCGGGTAGTAAGTCGGCTCAAAAAGCGAAAGAAGCTGGTTTAGCGGTTCACACGGTTGCTGACGCTGCCAAAGCGGCTGATTTCATTATGATTTTGCTACCTGATGAGGCACAAAGAACAGTTTATACCGATGAAATTGCGCCTCATTTAACCGAAGGAAAAGTATTAGCCTTTGCCCACGGCTTCAATATTCACTTTGGTCAGGTTGTCCCGCCTGAGAATGTAGATGTGGTGATGGTAGCACCGAAGGGGCCAGGACATTTGGTGCGACGCACTTACGAACAGGGTGAAGGCGTGCCTTGTTTATTTGCAGTGTATCAAGATGCCACTGGACAAGCACGCGATCGCGCGATGGCTTACGCGAAAGGTGTCGGCGGGACTCGTGCCGGAATCTTAGAAACCACTTTCCGGGAAGAAACTGAAACCGATTTATTTGGCGAACAAGTTGTGCTTTGCGGTGGCTTAAGTGCGCTGATTAAAGCGGGTTTTGAAACGCTTGTTGCTGCTGGCTATCAGCCGGAATTGGCTTATTTTGAATGTCTCCATGAAGTCAAACTGATTGTTGACTTGGTTGTGGAAGGCGGTTTAGCCAAAATGCGCGACAGTATCTCTAATACTGCTGAGTATGGCGATTTGACCCGTGGCCCTCGGATTGTTACCGACCAAACCCGCACTGAGATGCGGAAAATTCTTCAAGAAATTCAATCGGGTCAATTTGCTCGTGAATTTGTATTAGAAAATCAATCTGGAAAAGCCGGATTTACAGCGATGCGGCGTCAGGAAGCCGAACATCCTATTGAGGACGTTGGCAAAGATTTACGGGCAATGTTTAGCTGGTTGAAGAAAGTTTAA